From one Bifidobacterium sp. WK012_4_13 genomic stretch:
- a CDS encoding HAD hydrolase-like protein, producing the protein MVAHPLKVVLLDLDGTLTESAPGILASVRKTFEAIEMPVPDEHELQQFIGPAIVDSLKRNHVPEDKMPLAVDTYRSYYSDRPAFDDPNEPGAKVPGKLVNVMYPGIIDQLRRLRSSGYYLAIATCKPEYQAIPICEHFHLSEEVDGIYGASRDMTRLNKDQVIRYAFESIGFDESVGDVAIMVGDRWTDVDGANAVGIASIGCNWGYANPGELKEHGVTMTIDAVDDLSTATDSLFSSISRSGKDDTRNKADKVLTEQE; encoded by the coding sequence ATGGTTGCACATCCACTGAAAGTCGTTCTCCTGGATCTCGATGGAACGTTGACCGAATCCGCGCCGGGGATTCTCGCGTCAGTCAGGAAAACCTTCGAAGCCATCGAAATGCCAGTTCCAGATGAACACGAGCTTCAGCAGTTCATTGGTCCCGCGATAGTAGACTCGCTGAAGCGCAACCATGTTCCTGAGGATAAGATGCCGCTTGCCGTAGATACCTATCGCAGCTATTACAGCGACAGGCCAGCCTTTGACGATCCAAACGAACCAGGTGCGAAGGTCCCCGGGAAACTGGTGAACGTGATGTATCCCGGCATCATCGATCAGCTGAGAAGGCTTCGCTCATCGGGCTATTATCTTGCAATCGCCACATGCAAGCCCGAATACCAGGCCATTCCAATATGCGAGCACTTTCATCTCAGCGAAGAGGTGGATGGCATATATGGCGCAAGCCGCGACATGACCCGCCTGAACAAGGACCAGGTCATACGATACGCCTTTGAGTCCATTGGATTCGATGAATCGGTCGGCGACGTGGCCATCATGGTCGGCGACCGGTGGACCGACGTCGACGGCGCGAATGCGGTCGGCATCGCTTCCATAGGATGCAATTGGGGCTATGCGAATCCCGGAGAGCTCAAGGAACATGGAGTCACGATGACCATCGATGCCGTCGATGATCTCAGCACGGCGACGGATTCATTGTTCTCGTCTATTTCCAGGAGCGGCAAGGACGACACAAGGAATAAGGCCGACAAGGTCCTGACCGAGCAGGAATGA
- a CDS encoding MerR family transcriptional regulator: MGQPDLHLHVPLEERNSLHADDAVQGELFSANDEEGQTRGYRGTVASKVAGITYRQLDYWARKQIVEPSIKPSHGSGSRRLYSFKDVVILAISKRLLDAGVNLQNVTRAIEFLTRRSVSDLESLTVMCDGDTVHECNDVEEMSRFLSRGSAVFGLSVAKVWHEIQDSLETEDYVDLTHAGQSRVQGRPIDELTAMRVRRKLEMHRQEREIAA; encoded by the coding sequence ATAGGGCAGCCTGATCTTCATCTTCATGTTCCCCTGGAGGAAAGGAACTCCTTGCACGCGGACGATGCGGTACAGGGTGAACTGTTCTCTGCGAACGATGAAGAGGGCCAGACTCGCGGATATCGGGGGACAGTGGCCTCGAAGGTCGCCGGCATCACCTATCGGCAGCTTGATTACTGGGCTCGCAAGCAGATCGTCGAACCTTCGATCAAGCCTTCGCATGGTTCTGGCTCCAGAAGGCTGTATTCGTTCAAGGATGTCGTCATTCTCGCGATCTCCAAAAGACTTCTCGATGCTGGCGTCAACCTGCAGAATGTCACCCGTGCGATAGAGTTTCTCACTCGGCGTTCAGTGTCGGATCTGGAAAGCCTGACCGTCATGTGCGATGGCGACACAGTGCATGAATGCAATGACGTTGAGGAAATGTCACGATTCCTTTCTCGCGGCAGCGCCGTTTTCGGTCTTTCCGTCGCCAAGGTCTGGCATGAGATTCAAGACAGTCTCGAGACCGAGGACTATGTTGACCTTACACATGCCGGGCAGTCACGCGTACAAGGAAGACCAATCGATGAACTCACTGCGATGCGCGTCCGCAGAAAGCTTGAGATGCATCGTCAGGAACGTGAGATAGCCGCATAG
- a CDS encoding FHA domain-containing protein: MTDPIPTAGETTIIGLPALNMPVVTTTDRPLIKEDLETIAKLSEGTALLISTRGAVSGSRYLLDEDEVTVGRDQNADILLDDSTVSRAHAVFRKVGNHYHVLDAGSLNGTYVNRQRVDDIELHAGDEIQIGKFRLVFFTKSAVVQN, encoded by the coding sequence ATGACTGATCCAATTCCAACAGCAGGCGAAACCACGATCATCGGTCTGCCTGCACTCAATATGCCAGTAGTAACGACGACCGATCGTCCTTTGATCAAGGAAGATCTGGAAACGATAGCGAAGCTTTCGGAGGGAACGGCTCTGCTGATCTCGACTCGAGGGGCGGTTTCCGGCTCCCGGTACCTTCTCGATGAAGACGAGGTCACGGTAGGGCGCGACCAGAACGCTGACATCCTCCTCGACGATTCCACGGTATCAAGGGCTCACGCGGTCTTCAGAAAGGTCGGCAACCATTACCACGTGCTCGATGCTGGCAGTCTCAACGGCACGTACGTCAATCGCCAGCGCGTGGATGACATAGAGCTTCATGCTGGTGACGAAATCCAAATTGGTAAGTTCAGATTGGTATTCTTCACAAAATCCGCCGTTGTGCAGAACTGA
- a CDS encoding DUF881 domain-containing protein, translating into MAREQHEQHAAIPRYRRMNSKDKFNDTTDTGSFPIVRRKPPHAQKNNARRARMVSSVLVALLCALLGFGYVAQMRNTESSYESLTEDELVRVLDETSTQVDKLEQRRTELSSQLQSIQSAADKQEEAARIAAQNQTTNGILSGRLPATGKGITITVTQGKTHVDASTMFTLVEELRNAGAEVISFNSVRIVTSSYIKDTKSGLNVDGRTASSPYTIKAIGNPEDLQNAIQIAGGVGSRLKVQYNAKVVLKQQESVKIDEVRRSQTYKYAKTVE; encoded by the coding sequence ATGGCAAGGGAACAACATGAGCAACATGCGGCGATTCCCCGTTACCGTCGCATGAATTCAAAGGACAAGTTCAACGACACGACGGATACGGGCTCGTTCCCGATTGTCCGCAGAAAGCCGCCGCATGCGCAGAAGAACAATGCCCGGCGTGCCCGCATGGTCAGCAGCGTGCTCGTCGCGCTGCTATGCGCGCTGCTGGGCTTCGGCTATGTCGCTCAGATGCGCAACACCGAATCATCATACGAGTCTCTTACGGAAGACGAATTGGTGCGTGTGCTCGATGAAACAAGCACCCAGGTCGACAAGCTCGAGCAGCGAAGGACGGAACTGAGCTCTCAGCTGCAGTCCATTCAGTCTGCGGCCGACAAGCAGGAGGAAGCTGCAAGAATCGCAGCCCAGAACCAGACCACGAACGGCATTCTCTCGGGAAGGTTGCCTGCGACGGGCAAGGGAATCACGATCACCGTCACCCAGGGGAAGACTCATGTCGATGCTTCCACGATGTTCACCCTGGTCGAGGAGCTGCGCAATGCCGGTGCCGAGGTCATATCGTTCAACTCGGTTCGCATCGTCACTTCCTCTTATATCAAGGACACGAAGTCCGGCTTGAACGTCGATGGACGGACTGCGAGCTCGCCATACACGATCAAGGCCATCGGCAATCCGGAAGATCTGCAGAACGCAATCCAGATCGCCGGGGGAGTGGGCTCGAGACTCAAAGTGCAATACAATGCAAAGGTAGTGCTGAAGCAACAGGAAAGTGTCAAAATCGACGAGGTTCGGCGCTCTCAGACATACAAGTATGCAAAGACGGTAGAATGA
- a CDS encoding small basic family protein: MAAVLGLIAGVVFGIFLQPDIPIVVQPYLPIMVVAALDALLGAARSFFERSFSDKVFVISFLSNVITATLLVLLGNQLGVGSQLSTAVIVVLGIRIFSNVSAIRRFIFKG; the protein is encoded by the coding sequence ATGGCCGCAGTTTTAGGTTTGATCGCAGGTGTAGTTTTCGGCATCTTCCTGCAGCCTGACATTCCCATCGTCGTGCAGCCATATCTTCCGATCATGGTCGTTGCGGCTCTTGACGCATTGCTGGGCGCGGCGCGTTCCTTCTTCGAGCGAAGCTTCTCCGACAAGGTGTTCGTGATCTCCTTCCTGTCAAACGTGATAACGGCGACGCTGCTCGTGCTGCTTGGCAATCAGCTCGGCGTCGGCTCGCAGCTGTCGACGGCTGTCATCGTCGTGTTGGGAATAAGGATTTTCTCCAACGTCTCCGCCATTCGTCGATTTATTTTTAAGGGTTGA
- a CDS encoding DUF881 domain-containing protein, translated as MTMNDIRQPRSFPVSHDRMPFRSRAVFSDGVAGLAERHVYRLPETISDIRNRRRRIDDESLSLIDDLTNRPLDPMFSDATLVHDERGPLRVWLSRCLVFFICLAVGLAGSVIVRELHTDPRSKIREKLIAQVESETKSYNTTSDQIGKLLSQIDSLSDEVGGDSDNQTADRDNLLNGFTKVQGQGISISLANPIAATDSAGTTDSDTDDIRVITDIDLQQFVSKLWGAGAEAISINGYRVGVQTSVRTAGSTILVGLNSIQSPYTITAIGNADTLKNAMGSAAESSFYDTLDKAGIHPKVSKETMITMSSTVGTPDLTYAKRSE; from the coding sequence ATGACCATGAATGACATCCGTCAGCCCAGATCCTTTCCGGTAAGTCATGACCGGATGCCATTTCGCAGCAGGGCGGTCTTTTCGGATGGCGTCGCAGGACTTGCCGAACGTCATGTGTATCGGCTTCCAGAGACCATCTCCGACATTCGCAATCGACGCAGACGCATCGATGATGAATCCCTGAGCCTCATCGACGATCTGACGAACCGCCCCCTTGACCCGATGTTCAGCGATGCGACATTGGTTCATGACGAACGCGGTCCGCTGCGGGTATGGCTGTCACGGTGCCTGGTATTCTTCATCTGTCTGGCTGTGGGTCTGGCGGGTTCCGTGATCGTCCGGGAACTGCACACGGACCCGCGAAGCAAGATACGTGAGAAACTCATCGCGCAGGTCGAATCCGAAACCAAGTCATACAATACGACCAGCGACCAGATAGGCAAGCTTCTCAGTCAGATCGACTCATTGTCGGACGAGGTTGGAGGGGACAGCGACAACCAGACGGCCGACAGGGACAATCTGCTCAATGGTTTCACGAAAGTACAGGGGCAGGGCATATCCATCAGTCTCGCCAACCCCATCGCGGCGACGGATTCCGCAGGGACCACGGACAGCGATACCGATGACATCCGCGTCATCACCGACATCGATCTGCAGCAGTTCGTGTCCAAGCTCTGGGGAGCGGGTGCCGAGGCGATCTCGATCAACGGCTATCGAGTCGGGGTGCAGACCTCGGTGAGGACGGCCGGAAGCACCATACTCGTCGGTCTGAACTCGATACAAAGTCCCTATACGATTACCGCGATAGGGAATGCCGATACACTGAAGAACGCCATGGGCAGCGCTGCGGAGAGTTCTTTCTACGACACTTTGGACAAGGCGGGGATTCATCCCAAGGTTTCGAAGGAAACTATGATTACAATGAGCAGCACCGTAGGAACGCCGGATCTGACATATGCAAAAAGGAGCGAGTGA
- a CDS encoding CDP-alcohol phosphatidyltransferase family protein encodes MTLKDLTVESKYSPEAKDTIWTVPNAISLMRIACIPFITVLVSQRHLVLSLLLILVSALSDGVDGYIARRFNQVSKAGQILDPIADRMLIFFTILALGVSHILPWWLLIVVGLRDLLMGGLIVVLAQYDYGPLPVHFAGKTGTALLMIGIPALIVADAWAGPEFRVLHLISLAVVLWGVVFYWYAGVLYLRQGISLMREEHDHE; translated from the coding sequence ATGACACTTAAGGACCTCACAGTGGAAAGCAAATACAGCCCAGAGGCTAAAGACACGATATGGACGGTTCCGAACGCAATCAGCCTGATGAGAATCGCGTGCATCCCGTTCATCACCGTGCTGGTATCTCAGCGCCATCTCGTACTGTCGCTGCTGCTGATACTCGTGTCGGCCCTTTCCGATGGAGTCGACGGATACATTGCCAGACGATTCAACCAGGTCAGCAAGGCCGGTCAGATCCTCGATCCGATAGCGGATCGCATGCTGATCTTCTTTACCATTCTGGCGCTTGGCGTCTCCCATATCCTACCCTGGTGGCTTCTGATCGTCGTGGGTCTTCGTGACCTGCTGATGGGTGGACTCATCGTCGTGCTTGCGCAATACGACTATGGTCCGCTGCCTGTTCATTTCGCAGGAAAGACAGGCACTGCGCTGCTTATGATCGGGATTCCCGCACTTATCGTCGCGGATGCCTGGGCAGGTCCGGAGTTCCGGGTGCTTCATCTCATTTCCCTTGCGGTCGTGCTGTGGGGCGTCGTCTTCTATTGGTACGCAGGCGTGCTCTACCTTCGCCAAGGGATTTCCTTGATGCGCGAAGAGCATGACCATGAATGA
- the hisG gene encoding ATP phosphoribosyltransferase, translating into MLRIAVPNKGMLSQPSWNMLAEAGYKLRTNPRQLVVEDHDNDIELFYLRPLDIAVYVGRGTVDVGITGRDLLLNSGTAAVEHLKLGFGASTFRFASPEGSDIKTLEGINAKRVASSYDKLVGDYLKERGISAEIIHLDGAVESSVHLGVADLIADVVSTGTTMRNAGLRIFADPILHSEGILIRSPRVRVDDERMIKFSRRLQGVLTAHHYVLMDYDIPTEKVQEAVDITPGFESPTVSHLHDRQWSAVRVMVPKETVNTLMDRLYDVGARAIIVTALQASRM; encoded by the coding sequence ATGTTAAGAATAGCGGTGCCAAACAAGGGAATGCTCTCACAGCCATCATGGAACATGCTGGCAGAGGCTGGATACAAGCTGAGGACGAATCCTCGTCAGCTGGTCGTGGAGGATCACGATAACGATATCGAGCTCTTCTATCTGCGTCCATTGGACATAGCAGTGTATGTCGGGCGTGGAACCGTCGATGTGGGCATCACCGGTCGCGATCTGCTGCTGAATTCGGGAACTGCCGCGGTCGAACACCTCAAGCTGGGCTTCGGCGCATCCACTTTCCGCTTCGCGTCGCCTGAGGGCTCAGACATCAAAACGCTTGAAGGCATCAACGCAAAGCGCGTCGCAAGTTCATATGACAAGCTCGTGGGGGACTACCTCAAGGAGCGTGGCATCTCAGCGGAGATCATCCATCTGGATGGCGCCGTCGAATCTTCCGTCCATCTGGGAGTCGCGGATCTGATCGCGGACGTGGTGTCGACCGGGACGACGATGCGCAATGCAGGGTTGAGGATCTTTGCGGATCCCATCCTTCACTCCGAAGGCATTCTGATTCGTTCGCCGCGCGTCAGAGTCGATGACGAGCGCATGATCAAGTTCAGCAGGCGGCTCCAGGGTGTGCTCACGGCCCACCATTACGTTCTGATGGACTACGACATTCCGACGGAGAAGGTCCAGGAGGCGGTCGACATCACCCCGGGCTTCGAATCTCCAACAGTTTCCCACCTCCACGACAGGCAATGGTCTGCGGTGCGCGTCATGGTTCCCAAGGAAACCGTGAACACCTTGATGGACAGACTCTATGACGTAGGAGCCCGTGCCATCATCGTGACTGCACTGCAGGCATCGAGAATGTGA
- a CDS encoding phosphoribosyl-ATP diphosphatase produces the protein MKTFESLFKELSEKAASRQEGSLTVEELAKGTHFIGKKIIEEAGETWIAAEYEGADRTAEEMSQLLYHMQVMMIDRGISIEDVYRYL, from the coding sequence ATGAAGACATTTGAATCGCTGTTCAAGGAACTATCCGAGAAGGCAGCCAGCCGGCAGGAGGGCTCACTCACGGTCGAAGAGCTTGCGAAGGGCACTCACTTCATCGGCAAGAAGATCATCGAGGAGGCTGGTGAGACGTGGATCGCAGCCGAATATGAAGGCGCGGACCGCACCGCCGAGGAGATGAGCCAGCTCCTCTATCACATGCAGGTCATGATGATCGATCGTGGCATCAGCATCGAAGACGTATACAGATATCTGTGA
- the rpe gene encoding ribulose-phosphate 3-epimerase: MSIQIAPSILSADFANLERDLHAIDNADLVHVDVMDHHFVPNLTLGEPIVKRICEVTDLPVDVHLMIEDPDRWAPEFAKLGASSISFHMGATHAPVRLARQLRAMGVKACYAVRPAESVEPIFDILEEFDMILIMTVEPGFGGQKFLANQMSKTRRLRDEIKRRGLDTHIQVDGGVSPSTAHVVAEAGADVLVAGSAVYGSPNQAQAIDDIRNLAQAAYRD, encoded by the coding sequence ATGAGTATTCAAATTGCACCAAGCATCCTTTCCGCGGATTTCGCCAACCTCGAACGTGACCTTCACGCAATCGACAATGCGGATCTTGTCCATGTCGATGTCATGGACCATCATTTCGTTCCGAATCTGACCTTGGGCGAACCCATCGTCAAGAGAATCTGCGAGGTCACCGATCTCCCGGTTGACGTTCATCTCATGATCGAGGACCCAGACCGCTGGGCTCCCGAATTCGCCAAGCTGGGTGCGTCTTCGATTTCGTTCCATATGGGCGCCACCCATGCACCGGTGCGACTGGCACGCCAATTGCGCGCAATGGGTGTCAAGGCATGCTATGCAGTGCGTCCTGCGGAGTCGGTAGAGCCAATTTTCGACATCCTTGAAGAGTTTGACATGATTCTCATCATGACCGTCGAACCAGGATTCGGCGGACAGAAATTCCTGGCCAATCAGATGAGCAAGACCCGCCGTCTGCGCGACGAGATCAAGCGTCGCGGACTTGATACGCATATCCAGGTTGACGGCGGCGTCAGCCCATCGACCGCACATGTCGTCGCCGAGGCAGGCGCGGATGTCCTGGTCGCAGGTTCCGCAGTCTATGGCTCGCCGAATCAGGCGCAGGCGATCGACGATATCAGGAATCTCGCCCAGGCCGCCTATCGCGACTAG
- the lgt gene encoding prolipoprotein diacylglyceryl transferase → MNLAYIPSPSISEFTIGPLTIHFYALTMLLAIVVAVWIATVRWKKLGGIGDQILDIAICAVPAGIIGARIYHIITTPERFFGPTGDWVDMFRIWNGGLGIWGAVLLGSLAAWGWCRHRHYPMALLSDTIAPALLVAQAIGRLGNWFNQELYGAPTTLPWGLKLNVTGTAIGSGELCYDGSSCPTGTLFQPTFLYEMIWNLIGATLILWIGRKTARVLKAGSLFTIYVMWYTAGRTWIEMLRIDFAHEFLGVRINVWVSMVVFILGVFAFILVQRYGKPTALLSEKLRAISELEAREQADSTSTQAQPRGDAADADPVTNQGEDSEDDGSASGEQERPSDEESLHRGEKA, encoded by the coding sequence ATGAACCTAGCGTATATTCCTTCGCCGTCGATATCCGAGTTCACCATCGGTCCGCTGACCATACACTTCTATGCGCTGACGATGCTTCTGGCAATCGTGGTTGCAGTCTGGATAGCGACCGTGAGATGGAAGAAGCTCGGAGGGATCGGCGATCAGATCCTTGACATCGCCATCTGCGCAGTTCCCGCAGGCATCATAGGTGCGAGAATATATCACATCATCACCACTCCCGAGCGTTTCTTCGGTCCGACCGGCGATTGGGTCGACATGTTTCGCATCTGGAATGGTGGTCTCGGCATCTGGGGGGCGGTGCTGCTCGGTTCGCTCGCTGCCTGGGGGTGGTGCAGGCACAGGCATTATCCCATGGCATTGCTGAGCGACACCATCGCTCCTGCCCTGCTGGTCGCCCAGGCCATCGGGCGTCTGGGAAACTGGTTCAATCAGGAGCTTTACGGTGCTCCGACGACATTGCCCTGGGGATTGAAATTGAACGTCACCGGCACTGCGATCGGCAGTGGCGAACTTTGCTATGATGGCTCCTCATGCCCCACCGGCACCCTGTTCCAGCCGACATTCCTGTACGAGATGATCTGGAACCTGATTGGTGCCACCCTCATTCTCTGGATTGGCAGAAAGACAGCCCGAGTTCTCAAGGCGGGCTCCCTGTTCACAATCTATGTGATGTGGTACACGGCCGGGCGCACCTGGATCGAGATGCTGCGCATCGATTTCGCGCACGAATTCCTCGGTGTCAGGATCAATGTCTGGGTTTCGATGGTCGTCTTCATCCTGGGCGTGTTCGCCTTCATCCTGGTCCAGAGATACGGGAAGCCCACCGCATTGCTTTCGGAAAAGCTTCGTGCGATCAGCGAGCTTGAGGCGCGTGAGCAGGCTGACTCGACTTCAACACAGGCACAGCCTCGCGGTGACGCGGCCGATGCCGACCCCGTCACGAATCAGGGCGAGGATAGCGAGGATGATGGCAGCGCATCGGGCGAGCAGGAGAGACCGTCCGACGAGGAATCTTTGCATAGAGGTGAGAAGGCATGA
- the trpA gene encoding tryptophan synthase subunit alpha encodes MSDISKESGSSSEIADESGQTQPLGFAQGSSKTASALNRLAEGNAPAFIGYLPYGFPDGEYSLKAFDTLVRNGVDIVEIGLPYSDPVMDGPVIQAASHIALDNGERIAGVFDAVETVAKAGGVPLIMSYWNLIFHYGVERFARDFSNAGGAGLITPDLIPDEAGEWIEASDRYGLDRVFLVSPDSTEARLSLVARNARGFVYAASRMGVTGERTTISSSPELLVERTRQAGAEKVCVGIGVSTPEQGAKVGSYADGVIVGSALVHQLLDESGSRVKDQRQGLEDLARTTRELADAIHQARG; translated from the coding sequence ATGAGCGACATAAGCAAAGAATCAGGATCCTCGTCCGAGATCGCAGACGAGTCAGGGCAGACGCAGCCACTGGGCTTCGCGCAGGGGTCGAGCAAGACGGCGTCCGCACTGAACAGGCTTGCCGAAGGGAACGCCCCTGCCTTCATCGGCTATCTGCCATATGGATTCCCCGATGGGGAATACTCGCTGAAGGCATTCGACACCCTGGTCAGAAACGGCGTCGACATCGTCGAGATCGGCCTGCCCTATTCGGACCCTGTGATGGATGGCCCTGTCATTCAGGCGGCATCGCACATAGCTCTGGACAACGGCGAGCGCATTGCCGGAGTCTTCGATGCGGTCGAGACCGTGGCAAAGGCGGGTGGTGTCCCGTTGATCATGAGCTATTGGAACCTTATCTTCCATTATGGTGTCGAGCGATTTGCGCGCGACTTCTCGAATGCCGGTGGCGCGGGACTGATAACGCCAGACTTGATTCCCGACGAGGCCGGGGAATGGATAGAGGCATCGGATCGCTATGGCCTCGATCGAGTCTTCCTCGTGTCTCCCGACTCGACCGAAGCAAGGCTTTCCCTCGTTGCGCGCAACGCGCGGGGCTTCGTCTATGCGGCTTCGCGCATGGGCGTCACCGGCGAGCGCACGACGATATCGTCTTCGCCCGAGCTTCTTGTCGAGCGTACCCGTCAGGCAGGCGCCGAGAAGGTCTGCGTCGGCATCGGGGTCTCGACGCCGGAACAGGGTGCCAAGGTCGGCAGTTACGCTGACGGTGTGATTGTCGGTTCCGCCCTCGTCCATCAATTGCTTGATGAATCAGGGAGCAGGGTCAAGGACCAGAGGCAGGGCCTTGAAGACCTGGCGCGCACGACACGCGAACTTGCAGATGCCATTCACCAGGCGCGGGGCTAG